In Shewanella sp. VB17, a single genomic region encodes these proteins:
- a CDS encoding DUF3612 domain-containing protein — MIKSQSLLRKSHFLGTKIRNLRKRNNLTMEDLSARCMRVDPESSPSISYLSMIERGKRVPSANMMAVIAVVFQKDVDWFLDDMPEDQAITPEKGSRGGISGMALEPSFLFSKDILQIAIPEMLSQTGTTGRQFAHLLIRAHQEHHQNHFPDLERAAEEIGMKRMPLAVDDMMTIAHNMGLTIKWVDQAPKDVIDEMGVTSTQVITSFFEPPSTIYINNKLNHIPIRLKYDLAVHIGHCALHNKDGLKSVLTTGNQVSTPEELGTPASSTVNAQDILHAWRDFESSFFAGALLCPKVPFRQLLDRHGYEIDIHQKLGVSASVAMRRMTVVSPYPHWHYFDAYAPGKLKAVYRGNGIPLPWGNMRQVQDPCQHWAVFRMINAPSRGTSAQISILNVADEPRIYCCESTKVEDLAGNSHVLCAGIDLNPAIEAQGGDARSIANLLKQACVDNRGSVMIPRAIKKDLMSVAKILNINWIERGIENEARLICSRGAACPRQPSCYASGKAECDTLN, encoded by the coding sequence ATGATTAAATCTCAAAGTTTACTGCGTAAATCCCATTTTCTAGGAACAAAGATCCGTAATCTTAGAAAACGTAACAACCTCACCATGGAAGATTTGTCTGCTCGTTGCATGAGAGTCGATCCAGAGTCTTCCCCGTCAATATCTTATCTATCGATGATAGAGCGAGGTAAGCGTGTCCCTAGTGCAAATATGATGGCTGTGATCGCCGTTGTATTTCAAAAAGATGTCGATTGGTTTTTAGATGACATGCCCGAAGATCAAGCAATTACTCCAGAAAAAGGCAGCCGAGGCGGAATTAGTGGTATGGCACTTGAGCCTAGTTTTCTCTTTTCAAAAGACATATTACAAATAGCCATCCCTGAAATGCTGTCTCAAACAGGAACCACTGGCCGACAATTTGCTCATTTACTCATTCGCGCGCACCAAGAGCATCACCAAAATCATTTTCCCGATCTTGAGCGCGCCGCGGAAGAAATAGGCATGAAACGTATGCCGTTAGCAGTAGACGATATGATGACTATCGCCCACAATATGGGATTAACGATAAAATGGGTGGATCAAGCACCTAAAGATGTGATAGATGAAATGGGCGTCACTTCCACCCAAGTTATCACCTCATTCTTTGAACCCCCTTCAACCATTTATATCAATAACAAACTTAACCATATCCCCATTAGACTCAAATACGATTTAGCCGTGCATATCGGTCATTGCGCCTTACACAATAAAGATGGGTTAAAATCTGTGTTAACCACAGGAAATCAAGTAAGCACACCTGAAGAGCTAGGCACCCCTGCCTCGTCGACGGTAAATGCCCAAGATATTCTGCATGCGTGGCGTGACTTCGAATCCAGTTTTTTTGCCGGCGCTCTACTCTGCCCTAAAGTCCCATTCAGACAACTGCTCGACCGCCATGGCTATGAAATCGATATTCATCAAAAACTTGGGGTCTCCGCATCTGTCGCTATGCGACGAATGACCGTTGTGTCACCTTACCCTCATTGGCATTATTTCGACGCCTACGCGCCTGGAAAATTAAAAGCCGTATACCGAGGTAATGGAATACCACTACCTTGGGGAAACATGAGACAAGTACAAGATCCTTGTCAGCATTGGGCAGTATTTAGGATGATAAATGCGCCTAGCCGAGGAACATCAGCACAAATATCGATTCTTAATGTGGCCGATGAGCCTAGGATTTACTGTTGTGAATCGACAAAAGTAGAGGACTTAGCGGGCAATAGTCATGTGCTTTGTGCCGGCATCGATCTCAACCCGGCTATTGAGGCCCAAGGTGGCGATGCACGATCGATAGCGAACTTACTAAAGCAAGCATGTGTCGATAATCGCGGTTCTGTCATGATCCCTCGCGCCATCAAAAAAGATCTCATGAGCGTTGCTAAAATATTGAATATTAACTGGATAGAACGTGGTATAGAGAATGAAGCCAGACTTATTTGTTCCAGAGGTGCGGCATGCCCACGCCAACCAAGCTGCTATGCATCAGGAAAAGCTGAATGCGACACTCTCAATTAG
- the ribA gene encoding GTP cyclohydrolase II produces MSIKYVASSTLPTSWGVFDMHGFEDTETGKEHVALTFGVFDTDAAVLGRIHSECLTGDALFSLRCDCGFQLQTAMQNIAEAGQGFILYLRQEGRGIGLLNKIRAYELQDQGANTVEANEKLGFAADMRQYDMILPMMDKIGIKKVNLMTNNPRKVKAMKELGIEVVARIPLQVGKNRYNEDYLKTKSTELGHMMSEHHFTGNDET; encoded by the coding sequence ATGTCGATTAAGTATGTTGCTTCCTCAACGCTACCCACCTCTTGGGGCGTGTTTGATATGCATGGTTTTGAAGATACAGAAACGGGTAAAGAGCATGTCGCATTGACATTTGGTGTGTTTGATACTGACGCCGCTGTGTTAGGTCGAATTCATTCAGAATGCTTAACTGGAGATGCCTTATTCAGTTTACGTTGTGATTGTGGATTTCAACTGCAAACTGCGATGCAAAATATTGCAGAAGCAGGACAAGGTTTTATTCTTTATCTACGTCAAGAAGGGCGAGGTATTGGTTTGTTGAATAAAATTCGTGCGTATGAATTACAAGATCAGGGAGCAAACACGGTAGAAGCCAATGAAAAATTAGGCTTTGCTGCCGATATGCGCCAATACGATATGATCTTACCTATGATGGATAAGATTGGCATTAAGAAAGTTAACTTAATGACCAATAACCCACGAAAAGTCAAAGCTATGAAAGAGTTAGGCATTGAGGTTGTTGCGCGTATACCTTTGCAAGTAGGTAAAAATCGTTATAACGAAGACTATCTAAAAACTAAGTCTACAGAACTTGGGCACATGATGTCCGAACATCATTTTACGGGTAACGACGAGACATAA
- a CDS encoding YibL family ribosome-associated protein: MNLKEELHELSSKLEQFRRKLAAAEKRGDKGIMLQFRQEINAVNKRIASVKAQKTRELSKQGGSVLSLQFNRPLTKGEQADMGKLKKSVKGLVVVHPMTALGREMGIEVVTGFAEKEF; this comes from the coding sequence ATGAATTTAAAAGAAGAACTTCATGAACTTAGCTCTAAGCTAGAGCAGTTTCGCCGTAAACTAGCGGCTGCAGAAAAGCGCGGTGATAAAGGCATTATGCTGCAATTCAGACAAGAAATTAATGCTGTTAATAAACGCATTGCTAGCGTAAAAGCACAAAAGACCCGTGAGCTAAGTAAACAAGGTGGATCTGTTTTAAGTTTGCAATTCAATCGCCCACTAACTAAAGGTGAGCAAGCGGATATGGGTAAGTTAAAGAAGTCAGTTAAAGGACTTGTGGTTGTTCATCCAATGACGGCACTTGGTCGTGAAATGGGCATCGAAGTTGTGACGGGTTTTGCCGAAAAAGAGTTTTAG
- a CDS encoding HAD-IB family hydrolase, with product MNLALFDFDGTITDADMYTTFLHYSGSMCRDMIGHLLLAPCFLMYKLGYLSARKMRILASYAAFSQRKYDELNHIGLEFSRKMIPLYLRDCAPERIDWHQKNGDEVVVVSASIDIYLKHWCQAYGLSLICSELEVRDGRLSGCYLAGDCSGEAKAKKVRECFDLTSYECIYAYGDSAEDLDMLKLADEQYMNWAKVSVQ from the coding sequence GTGAATTTGGCTTTATTTGATTTTGACGGAACGATCACTGATGCCGATATGTACACAACGTTTTTACATTATTCGGGGTCTATGTGTCGAGACATGATTGGTCATTTACTATTGGCCCCCTGTTTTTTGATGTATAAACTGGGTTATTTATCAGCACGAAAAATGAGAATACTAGCGAGTTATGCTGCATTTTCACAACGAAAATATGATGAGTTAAATCACATTGGGCTTGAATTTAGCCGCAAAATGATTCCTCTGTATTTGAGAGATTGTGCACCAGAGAGAATAGATTGGCATCAAAAAAATGGTGATGAGGTGGTCGTTGTCTCCGCCTCGATCGATATTTATTTAAAGCACTGGTGTCAAGCCTACGGATTAAGTTTAATCTGCAGTGAGCTGGAAGTGAGAGATGGTAGGCTATCTGGGTGTTACCTTGCTGGAGATTGTAGTGGCGAGGCAAAGGCTAAGAAGGTTCGTGAATGCTTTGATTTAACAAGCTATGAATGCATTTATGCTTATGGTGATAGCGCTGAAGATTTAGATATGCTCAAGCTTGCTGATGAGCAATACATGAATTGGGCTAAGGTGTCTGTTCAGTAA
- a CDS encoding Dabb family protein, with protein MIRHILLIKFKQSVDSSQIDTLRALFESMPSKITGVVAVEWGVNDSEENKNKGYTHSVLMTFDNEEARQHYLPHAEHDQLKEVFRPLLEDILVFDYQI; from the coding sequence ATGATACGACATATTCTGTTAATCAAATTTAAACAATCAGTCGATTCATCTCAAATCGATACGCTTAGGGCATTATTTGAATCTATGCCGAGTAAAATTACGGGGGTTGTTGCCGTTGAATGGGGCGTGAATGATAGTGAAGAAAATAAAAATAAAGGTTATACGCATTCCGTTTTAATGACGTTTGACAATGAAGAAGCGCGTCAGCATTATTTACCGCATGCTGAGCATGATCAACTTAAAGAGGTGTTTCGTCCATTACTTGAAGACATTCTCGTATTTGATTATCAGATTTAA
- a CDS encoding aerolysin family beta-barrel pore-forming toxin: MRNKILILTLLFITAYIPSGYTIEPIYPDKLKFFSLDDEACEVGYRVLTRDEAQPVKSQIVKNMDRWQISGLANHWVIMGQGYGGEIKPGGASNTLCYPTNNHANEIAILPTNFISASDEVDIQWQLVHDKTYFIKPNSYLAHYLGYAWLAGNDSDYIGDDMNIIKEENGWLIQGNNQGDCDGERCQDKSSIFVSHFDYRLDENSFSYGDVNAVDKEWVKTISANAINDKDRPQQVIVNLRYDISTHWSKTNMNSLSEKVMVHDKFSWPNVGKTELSISIEADQPWTAQNSGVETHESNIEARIMVPAHSSIPIKVALYRSSISYSYLFNADVSYDLTFNGFLRWGGNAWPSHPKNRPTRTHTFTVGRWKDKTSSIHYQWDKRYIQGEVNWWDWSWTIDKYGLSRMTDILSQVLRPVSTSISGDFFAESQFIGDIEIGRSLSHVPKIKREKRALKERMKDASVQLTDINFTADELALLGFNDVQLTMHAANE, translated from the coding sequence ATGAGAAATAAAATATTAATACTTACCTTGTTATTCATTACAGCATATATACCGTCAGGTTATACAATAGAGCCTATTTATCCTGATAAATTAAAATTTTTTAGTTTAGATGATGAGGCATGCGAGGTGGGTTACCGAGTATTAACACGCGATGAAGCCCAGCCTGTTAAATCACAGATAGTCAAGAATATGGATAGGTGGCAAATATCAGGCCTTGCAAATCACTGGGTGATTATGGGGCAGGGTTATGGAGGGGAAATAAAACCAGGCGGGGCGAGTAATACTTTATGTTATCCGACAAATAATCATGCAAATGAGATCGCGATATTACCAACTAACTTCATTTCAGCAAGTGATGAGGTAGATATTCAATGGCAACTGGTTCATGATAAAACGTACTTTATTAAACCCAATAGTTATTTAGCTCATTACCTTGGTTATGCTTGGTTGGCGGGAAATGACAGTGATTATATTGGTGACGATATGAATATCATCAAGGAGGAAAACGGTTGGCTTATTCAAGGTAACAACCAAGGGGATTGTGACGGAGAGCGATGTCAGGATAAATCATCGATTTTCGTTAGTCATTTTGATTATCGTTTAGATGAGAATAGCTTTTCTTATGGAGACGTCAATGCAGTCGATAAAGAATGGGTTAAAACAATTAGTGCTAATGCGATTAATGACAAAGATAGACCTCAACAAGTGATCGTTAATCTTAGGTACGACATATCAACTCATTGGTCAAAAACCAATATGAACAGCCTAAGTGAAAAAGTCATGGTGCATGATAAATTTAGTTGGCCTAATGTTGGGAAAACGGAATTATCGATAAGCATTGAGGCAGATCAGCCATGGACTGCTCAAAATTCAGGGGTTGAGACCCATGAATCAAATATTGAGGCCAGGATAATGGTCCCTGCTCACTCATCAATCCCGATTAAGGTTGCCCTATATCGCTCTAGTATTTCTTATTCTTATTTATTTAATGCCGATGTCAGCTATGATTTAACATTTAATGGTTTTTTACGTTGGGGAGGCAATGCTTGGCCCTCTCACCCTAAAAATAGACCAACTCGAACCCACACTTTTACTGTTGGACGCTGGAAGGATAAGACTAGCAGTATTCACTATCAATGGGATAAGCGTTACATTCAAGGTGAGGTTAATTGGTGGGATTGGTCATGGACCATAGATAAATATGGTTTATCTAGGATGACCGATATATTATCACAAGTACTGAGGCCCGTTAGTACATCGATTTCAGGAGATTTTTTTGCTGAAAGTCAGTTCATCGGTGATATCGAAATTGGTCGTTCATTGAGCCATGTCCCGAAGATAAAAAGAGAGAAGAGGGCTCTAAAGGAGCGCATGAAAGATGCAAGTGTGCAACTGACGGACATTAACTTCACTGCTGATGAGTTGGCATTACTGGGTTTTAATGATGTACAATTGACGATGCATGCTGCCAATGAATAA
- a CDS encoding aerolysin family beta-barrel pore-forming toxin translates to MRNRIWIGTSLLTMAYLPSMAFANIIEPIYPDKLKIFNLGSEVCGTDYRTLTRDEAQSVKSSIVNMMGTWQISGLANHWVIMGPGYYGEIKQGSASNTWCYPTNDNSDTIPVLSTNEIPAGDEIDVQWKLVNDRNNFVKPNSYLTHYLGYAWVGGDHSDYVGEDMDITREGDGWLIKGNNQGSCDGYRCRDKSTIRVNNFAYTLDENRFSHGSITESNKELVKTISANAVNNTDVPQQVVINLRYDTSTDWSKTNTYGLSEKVTTKNTFKWPLVGETELSIEIAANQSWASQNGGSETNGVTVEARPMIPAHSSIPIKIALYKSSISYPYQFSADISYDITLNGFLRWGGNAWHTHPENRPTRSHTFTVGRWKDNASSINYQWDKRYIQGEVNWWDWSWMIKEYGLSTMKNTLAKVLRPTSSSVKGNFFAESQFAGDIEIGNAPTKSTLQRRSKRDVSAQQENKNVQLNDVNFTIDELESLGFNDVKLSITTVNQ, encoded by the coding sequence ATGAGAAATAGAATATGGATCGGTACTTCATTATTGACAATGGCCTATCTGCCATCGATGGCATTTGCCAATATAATAGAGCCTATTTATCCTGATAAATTAAAGATATTTAATTTAGGTTCTGAGGTGTGTGGTACTGATTACCGAACATTGACACGGGATGAAGCGCAGTCAGTGAAATCATCCATTGTTAATATGATGGGGACATGGCAAATTTCAGGTCTTGCTAATCATTGGGTCATTATGGGGCCTGGTTACTACGGAGAAATAAAACAAGGCAGCGCGAGTAATACTTGGTGTTATCCGACAAATGATAATAGCGATACTATTCCTGTTTTATCTACTAACGAGATCCCTGCAGGGGACGAGATTGATGTTCAATGGAAATTGGTTAATGATCGGAATAATTTTGTTAAACCTAATAGCTATTTAACTCACTATCTTGGTTATGCATGGGTCGGGGGGGATCACAGTGATTATGTTGGCGAGGATATGGATATTACTCGAGAAGGAGATGGTTGGCTTATTAAAGGCAATAACCAAGGTTCCTGTGATGGGTACCGATGTAGAGATAAATCCACGATTCGAGTTAACAATTTTGCCTATACTTTAGATGAGAACCGTTTTTCTCATGGTAGTATTACCGAATCGAATAAAGAGTTAGTGAAAACCATTAGTGCGAACGCAGTCAATAATACAGATGTGCCTCAACAAGTAGTGATTAATTTACGATATGACACATCAACGGATTGGTCAAAAACCAATACTTATGGTTTGAGTGAAAAAGTGACCACGAAAAATACATTTAAATGGCCTCTTGTTGGAGAAACTGAATTATCAATTGAAATTGCGGCGAATCAATCATGGGCATCTCAAAATGGCGGCTCTGAGACTAATGGGGTGACTGTTGAGGCTAGGCCAATGATCCCAGCTCATTCCTCAATTCCTATCAAGATTGCGCTTTATAAATCCAGTATTTCTTATCCTTATCAGTTCAGTGCAGATATCAGCTATGACATCACACTCAATGGTTTTTTACGTTGGGGAGGTAATGCTTGGCATACTCATCCGGAGAATAGGCCAACTCGTTCTCATACCTTTACTGTTGGGCGTTGGAAGGATAATGCCAGCAGCATAAATTATCAGTGGGACAAGCGTTACATCCAAGGCGAGGTTAATTGGTGGGATTGGTCCTGGATGATAAAGGAATACGGTTTGTCTACGATGAAAAATACACTTGCTAAAGTATTGCGTCCAACTAGCTCCTCAGTGAAGGGAAATTTCTTTGCAGAAAGTCAGTTTGCTGGTGATATTGAAATAGGTAATGCTCCGACTAAATCCACACTACAAAGAAGAAGTAAAAGGGATGTGTCTGCACAACAAGAGAATAAAAATGTGCAGTTAAACGATGTTAATTTTACGATTGATGAATTGGAATCTTTAGGTTTTAATGATGTAAAATTAAGTATTACTACCGTCAATCAATAA